Proteins encoded in a region of the Delphinus delphis chromosome 13, mDelDel1.2, whole genome shotgun sequence genome:
- the LOC138414240 gene encoding uncharacterized protein, with the protein MCTVTRGTITVSSVTTGIFIMGTITLSTITMSTFTIGTQTMCTVTMCTASVGTAIRSTITMSTATMRAFTISTATMGTATMGTITVSTVTMNDVIVCTVNMGTINDRTNTVSTVIMSNVTMSSITMGTATMGTITMSIGTMGTGTIGPVTTSTVTMETFTMSTVTVVTVSMGIVTLGTVTVDTATRSTITMSTAIVSTISISTLNMHTVMMGNATMGTVTMSSVTMVFATVCTVTMGTATMCMVTMSTVIVVTVTMGIVTVSTATKGTVTMSTVTTRNATMGTFTMRTVIMGIFTMSTVTVSTISVSNVTIVTFTMGNVSMGSDTMGTATMGTIMVCTVTVSTITVSTVTVSPITVRTVTMGTITMSTVTKALSSWALSP; encoded by the coding sequence ATGTGCACTGTCACCAGGGGCACTATCACCGTGAGCTCTGTCACCACGGGCATCTTCATCATGGGCACTATCACCTTGAGCACCATCACCATGAGCACTTTCACCATCGGCACTCAGACCATGTGCACTGTAACCATGTGCACTGCCAGCGTGGGCACTGCCATCAGGAGCACAATTACCATGAGCACTGCCACCATGAGGGCTTTCACCATAAGCACTGCCACCATGGGCACTGCCACCATGGGCACTATCACCGTGAGCACTGTCACCATGAATGATGTCATCGTGTGCACTGTCAACATGGGTACTATCAATGATAGGACTAACACCGTAAGCACTGTCATCATGAGCAATGTCACCATGAGCAGCATCACGATGGGCACTGCCACCATGGGCACTATCACCATGAGCATTGGCACCATGGGAACTGGCACCATTGGGCCTGTCACCACTAGCACTGTAACCATGGAGACTTTCACCATGAGCACTGTTACCGTAGTAACTGTCAGCATGGGCATTGTCACCCTGGGCACTGTCACCGTGGACACTGCCACAAGGAGCACTATCACCATGAGCACTGCTATCGTGAGTACTATCAGCATAAGCACTCTCAACATGCACACTGTCATGATGGGCAATGCCACCATGGGCACTGTCACCATGAGCAGTGTCACAATGGTCTTTGCCACAGTGTGCACTGTTACAATGGGAACTGCCACCATGTGCATGGTAACCATGAGCACTGTCATCGTGGTGACTGTTACCATGGGAATTGTCACCgtgagcactgcaacaaagggcACTGTCACCATGAGCACTGTCACCACGCGCAATGCCACCATGGGCACTTTCACCATGAGAACTGTCATCATGGGTATTTTCACCATGAGCACCGTCACTGTGAGCACTATCTCCGTGAGCAATGTCACCATTGTCACTTTCACCATGGGCAATGTCTCCATGGGCAGTGACACCATGGGCACTGCCACCATGGGAACTATCATGGTGTGCACTGTCACTGTGAGCACTATCACCGTGAGCACTGTTACCGTGAGCCCTATCACAGTGAGAACTGTCACCATGGGAACTATCACCATGAGCACTGTCACCAAAGCACTCTCATCATGGGCACTATCACCGTGA